In a genomic window of Streptococcus mitis NCTC 12261:
- a CDS encoding GNAT family N-acetyltransferase — translation MEYELLIREAEVEDAAELVSFLNRVSVETDFTSLDRNGILMTDTEMELFLDKQAHSENQITLLALLNDEIAGLVNITADQRKRVRHIGDLFIVIGQKYWNNGLGSLLLEEVVEWAQASGILRRLQLTVQTRNQGAVHLYQQHGFVIEGRQERGAYIEEGKFIDVYLMGRLID, via the coding sequence ATGGAGTATGAGTTGCTCATTAGGGAAGCAGAAGTTGAAGATGCGGCTGAATTAGTATCATTTTTAAATCGTGTCAGTGTAGAAACAGATTTTACCAGTCTGGACAGGAATGGCATTTTGATGACAGATACTGAGATGGAGTTGTTTTTGGATAAACAGGCTCACTCTGAAAATCAAATCACTTTACTGGCCTTGCTGAATGATGAAATTGCTGGTCTTGTGAATATCACAGCTGATCAACGCAAGAGAGTTCGTCATATTGGAGATCTCTTTATTGTGATTGGTCAGAAGTATTGGAATAATGGACTGGGGAGTTTGTTACTTGAAGAAGTCGTAGAATGGGCACAGGCTAGTGGCATTCTTCGTCGACTTCAACTAACTGTCCAAACTCGCAATCAGGGTGCAGTTCATTTATATCAACAGCATGGCTTTGTAATTGAAGGTAGACAAGAGCGCGGTGCGTACATAGAAGAAGGGAAATTTATAGATGTTTACCTGATGGGTAGACTGATAGATTGA
- a CDS encoding competence/damage-inducible protein A — MKAEIIAVGTEILTGQIVNTNAQFLSEKLAEIGVDVYFQTAVGDNEARLLSLLEIASQRSSLVILTGGLGPTEDDLTKQTLAKFLGKELVFDPQAQEKLDVFFAQRPDYARTPNNERQAQLVEGAIPLPNETGLAVGGILEVDGVTYVVLPGPPSELKPMVLNQLLPKLMTGSKLHSRVLRFFGIGESQLVTILSDLIDNQTDPTLAPYAKTGEVTLRLSTKASSQEEANQVLDILENQILGRQTFEGLSLRDLCYGYGEETSLASIVVEELKRQGKTITSAESLTAGLFQARVADFSGASSIFKGGFVTYSLEEKSKMLDIPVKDLEEQGVVSEFTAQKMAEQARIKTQSDFGLSLTGVAGPDSLEGHPAGTVFIGLAQEQGTEVIKVNIGGRSRADVRHIAVMHAFNLVRKALLSD; from the coding sequence ATGAAAGCAGAAATTATTGCTGTTGGAACAGAGATTTTGACAGGACAGATTGTCAATACCAATGCTCAGTTTTTGTCGGAAAAACTAGCAGAGATTGGGGTAGATGTATATTTTCAGACGGCTGTAGGAGACAATGAAGCTCGTCTCTTGTCTTTGCTCGAAATTGCCAGTCAACGTAGTAGTCTAGTGATTTTGACAGGTGGTTTAGGGCCAACTGAGGACGATTTGACCAAACAAACTCTGGCTAAATTTTTAGGGAAAGAATTAGTCTTTGATCCTCAGGCGCAGGAGAAGTTGGATGTCTTTTTTGCCCAGAGACCAGACTATGCCCGAACACCGAATAACGAAAGACAAGCTCAACTTGTAGAAGGAGCGATTCCACTGCCAAATGAAACAGGACTGGCTGTGGGAGGAATATTGGAAGTCGATGGAGTGACCTACGTTGTCCTTCCAGGTCCACCAAGTGAATTAAAACCTATGGTTTTAAACCAACTTCTACCCAAGTTGATGACAGGGAGCAAGCTGCATTCCCGAGTTCTTCGTTTCTTTGGGATTGGCGAGAGCCAGTTGGTTACGATTTTGTCTGATTTGATTGATAATCAAACCGATCCGACCTTGGCCCCTTATGCTAAGACAGGAGAAGTCACTCTGCGTCTGTCAACAAAAGCTAGCAGCCAAGAAGAGGCGAATCAAGTGCTGGATATCTTGGAAAATCAAATCTTAGGTCGCCAGACCTTTGAAGGCCTTTCTTTACGAGATCTTTGTTATGGTTATGGGGAAGAAACTAGTTTAGCTAGCATTGTGGTAGAAGAACTGAAAAGGCAAGGGAAAACCATCACGTCTGCTGAGAGTTTGACGGCTGGTCTTTTCCAAGCTAGGGTAGCGGATTTTTCGGGTGCTTCAAGTATATTTAAGGGTGGTTTTGTAACCTATAGCTTGGAGGAAAAATCAAAGATGTTGGATATTCCTGTCAAGGATTTGGAAGAACAGGGTGTGGTGTCTGAATTTACAGCACAGAAGATGGCTGAGCAGGCACGAATCAAGACCCAGTCTGATTTTGGCCTTAGTTTGACTGGTGTGGCAGGGCCAGATAGCCTAGAAGGACATCCAGCTGGGACAGTCTTCATAGGCTTGGCTCAAGAGCAAGGAACTGAGGTCATCAAGGTCAATATTGGAGGCAGAAGTCGAGCAGATGTACGTCACATTGCGGTTATGCATGCCTTTAACCTAGTTCGCAAGGCTTTATTAAGTGACTAA
- the tsaE gene encoding tRNA (adenosine(37)-N6)-threonylcarbamoyltransferase complex ATPase subunit type 1 TsaE, which yields MYTKNEEELQSLGERLGYLLEKNDVLILTGELGAGKTTFTKGLAKGLHISQMIKSPTYTIVREYEGRLPLYHLDVYRIEGDADSIDLDEFLFGGGVTVIEWGHLLGDALPDTYLELEILKEEEGRRLNFQAKGLRAEKLLEELQHGV from the coding sequence ATGTACACTAAAAACGAAGAAGAGTTACAGTCCTTAGGTGAACGTTTGGGCTATTTATTAGAAAAGAATGATGTCTTAATTTTAACTGGTGAACTTGGAGCAGGCAAAACGACATTTACAAAAGGTCTTGCTAAAGGATTACATATTTCTCAGATGATTAAGAGTCCAACCTACACTATCGTAAGAGAGTATGAAGGTCGTCTTCCACTTTACCACCTAGATGTTTATCGTATAGAGGGGGATGCTGATTCTATTGATTTAGATGAGTTTCTCTTTGGTGGTGGGGTAACTGTCATCGAGTGGGGGCATCTTTTAGGTGATGCCTTGCCAGATACTTATTTAGAATTGGAAATTCTAAAAGAAGAAGAGGGTCGCAGACTGAATTTTCAAGCAAAAGGTTTGCGTGCAGAAAAGCTTTTAGAGGAGCTTCAACATGGAGTATGA
- the brpA gene encoding biofilm formation/cell division transcriptional regulator BrpA — MVKKIIGMVLAFLAVTVLGVGVFAYTIYQQGTETLSKTYKKIGEETNVIEATEPLTILLMGVDTGNEERTDPWEGNSDSMILLTVNPHTKKTMMLSLERDILTKIQHKDGSIEEAKLNAAYAGGGAELAISTIQKMMNIHIDRYIMVNMHGLQQLVDAVGGITVNNTLGFPISISDQEEFNTISIGVGQQTLNGDEALVYSRMRYQDPEGDYGRQKRQREVIQKVVEKVLSLNSVSHYQSILKALSTNMQTNIDLSAKSIPSLLGYKDSFKTIETQQLRGEDAELQGTSYQIVTANHLLEIQNLLRTSLDKPRVTELETNAVLYEDIFGNQNGIGLGTGTINNTTNQEDVE; from the coding sequence ATGGTTAAAAAAATTATTGGAATGGTGCTAGCTTTTCTAGCTGTGACAGTTTTAGGTGTGGGTGTTTTTGCTTATACTATTTATCAGCAAGGTACAGAAACCTTATCAAAAACCTATAAAAAGATTGGGGAAGAAACCAATGTTATTGAGGCTACTGAACCCTTAACGATCCTTTTAATGGGGGTTGATACTGGAAACGAAGAACGAACGGACCCTTGGGAGGGAAATAGTGATTCCATGATTCTTTTGACAGTTAATCCGCACACGAAAAAGACCATGATGTTGAGTTTGGAACGTGATATCCTGACTAAAATTCAGCATAAAGATGGTAGTATTGAAGAAGCGAAACTGAATGCCGCCTATGCGGGTGGAGGTGCAGAATTAGCTATCTCAACCATTCAGAAGATGATGAACATCCATATTGACCGCTATATTATGGTCAATATGCACGGATTACAACAATTAGTCGATGCAGTGGGTGGTATAACTGTCAATAACACGCTAGGTTTCCCGATTTCTATTAGTGACCAAGAGGAATTTAATACTATTTCTATTGGTGTTGGGCAACAAACTCTAAATGGAGATGAAGCTCTTGTTTATTCTCGCATGCGCTACCAGGACCCAGAAGGGGACTACGGACGTCAGAAACGTCAGCGTGAAGTCATTCAAAAGGTTGTTGAAAAAGTTCTTAGCTTGAATAGTGTTAGTCACTATCAATCTATCTTAAAAGCCCTAAGTACCAATATGCAGACTAATATTGATCTATCTGCTAAGAGTATCCCAAGTTTGTTAGGTTACAAGGACTCGTTTAAAACGATTGAAACCCAACAATTACGAGGAGAAGATGCCGAATTGCAAGGGACATCTTACCAAATCGTAACTGCTAACCATTTGTTAGAGATCCAGAATCTTTTGAGAACCTCACTTGATAAACCGAGGGTGACAGAGTTAGAGACAAATGCAGTCTTATATGAAGATATTTTTGGAAACCAAAATGGTATCGGTTTGGGAACAGGTACGATTAATAATACAACAAATCAAGAAGATGTAGAATAA